The following proteins come from a genomic window of Neofelis nebulosa isolate mNeoNeb1 chromosome 5, mNeoNeb1.pri, whole genome shotgun sequence:
- the RRP1B gene encoding ribosomal RNA processing protein 1 homolog B isoform X3, which yields MNREWKGIDRLCLGKYYMLIRLVLRQSFEVLKRNGWEESRIKLFLDVLMKEILHPESQSPDGVKFHFIGIYLDELSKVGGRELLADQNLRFIDPFCKVAAKTKDHTLVQTIARGVLEVIVDQSPLGPEETLKEQKPQAGEGEPSEEETPENEVVWRQTVSRKKTALSQQHSGMDGVRDDGARGGGRLEDAGPLLQFDYKAVADRLLEITNRKNTPPFNRKRLSKLIKKFRDLSEAGSLSRLSFAEDISAEGDDQTLNRGKHKKKGNKLLEKSDPEEEGGNKSFLAEEEESEGGVQKRKGKKRRKVHLQPEHLGSGAPALPPEQNGGREPEGSPGRAQKMPAAEPGAPAAPRPQEHSISGPAPAQGKRKRPRKRSLRVQGESSESTPPLPRGDEAWEPSPPAPPASGAPVQKRQRTLGALPINGSGPPALAWPPPQQQGRPAGLPPGRRLKKQKGEPSGLDLCNPSHQKAAILKKRKKVKEMCDLEHRGGLKAEARLVQALGGGGALSPSKKQQLRTENDFVRFDTPFLPKPLFFRKAKSSSASAVSVRPAGQRDKTPSSSKKVTFGLNRNTTAEFKKTDKSILVSPTGPSRVAFNPEQRPLHGVLKTATGSPTGAPLGTKKPLSATPKRRPTAMDFF from the exons ATGAATCGAGAGTGGAAGGGGATAGACCGGCTGTGCCTGGGCAAGTACTATATG CTGATCCGTCTGGTCCTGAGGCAGTCCTTTGAAGTTCTGAAGCGAAATGGCTGGGAAGAAAG CCGAATCAAGCTATTCTTAGACGTCTTGATGAAGGAGATCTTGCACCCTGAGAGCCAGTCTCCTGATGGAGTGAAGTTCCACTTCATCGGCATTTACCTGGACGAACTGTCcaaagtgggagggagagag CTTTTGGCAGATCAGAATCTCAGGTTCATTGATCCATTCTGCAAAGTCGCTGCCAAGACTAAGGA CCATACATTGGTGCAGACTATAGCTAGGGGTGTTCTTGAAGTCATCGTGGACCAGTCTCCTCTTGGACCTGAAGAGACCCTCAAGGAACAGAAGCCTCAGGCGGGCGAGGGTGAGCCCTCTGAAGAAGAAACGCCTGAAAACGAGGTGGTGTGGAGACAAACCGTCAGTAGAAAGAAGACCG CACTGAGCCAGCAGCACTCCGGGATGGACGGCGTCCGCGACGACGGGGCGAGAGGCGGCGGGCGCCTGGAGGACGCCGGGCCCTTGCTCCAG TTCGACTACAAGGCTGTTGCCGACCGACTCCTGGAAATCACCAACAGGAAGAACACCCCTCCCTTCAACAGGAAGCGTctctccaaactcatcaagaa atttCGGGATCTCTCCGAAG CAGGCAGCCTATCCCGGCTCAGTTTTGCTGAGGACATTTCTGCTGAGGGAGATGACCAAACGCTCAACCGaggaaagcacaagaaaaaaggaaataaacttttaGAGAAAAGCGACCCGGAGGAAGAAGGAG GAAACAAGTCCTTCCTTGCTGAAGAAGAGGAGAGCGAAGGCGGTGttcagaagagaaaagggaaaaagaggaggaaggtcCATCTCCAACCAGAGCATTTAGGGTCGGGGGCTCCGGCCCTGCCCCCAGAACAGAACGGGGGCAGGGAGCCGGAGGGAAGTCCGGGAAGAGCCCAGAAGATGCCTGCGGCTGAGCCGGGGGCACCAGCTGCCCCTCGCCCCCAGGAGCACAGCATTTCGGGGCCCGCCCCAGCGCAGGGTAAGAGGAAACGACCGAGGAAGAGAAGCCTGAGGGTCCAGGGCGAGAGCTCAGAGTCCACACCACCACTGCCTCGGGGGGACGAGGCCTGGGAACCGTCCCCTCCGGCACCCCCTGCCAGCGGAGCCCCGGtccagaagaggcagaggacGCTCGGAGCCCTCCCGATCAACGGCAGCGGCCCCCCCGCGCTggcctggcccccaccccagcagcagggccggccggccggcctgccCCCGGGCAGGAGACTGAAGAAACAGAAGGGGGAGCCCAGCGGCCTTGACCTCTGCAACCCGTCTCATCAGAAAGCCgccatcttgaaaaagagaaagaaggtgaaaGAGATGTGTGACTTGGAGCACCGTGGAGGGTTGAAGGCCGAAGCCAGGCTCGTCCAGGCTCTG GGCGGTGGGGGGGCTCTCAGCCCCTCAAAGAAGCAGCAGCTGAGGACGGAGAATGACTTCGTGAGGTTCGACACCCCCTTCTTACCGAAGCCCCTGTTCTTCAGAAAAGCCAAGAGCAGCAGTGCCTCTGCCGTCTCTGTGCGCCCTGCCGGGCAG CGAGACAAGACGCCCTCAAGCTCCAAGAAGGTCACCTTCGGGCTGAACAGAAACACGACTGCGG